A genomic stretch from Balaenoptera musculus isolate JJ_BM4_2016_0621 chromosome 9, mBalMus1.pri.v3, whole genome shotgun sequence includes:
- the LOC118900609 gene encoding DPH3 homolog has product MALFHDEMEIKDFQYDEGSETYFYPCPCGDNFCITKDQFTCGGTVPAPSPNKELVKC; this is encoded by the exons ATGGCATTGTTTCATGATGAGATGGAGATCAAGGACTTCCAATACGATGAGGGCTCGGAGACGTACTTCTACCCCTGCCCGTGTGGGGATAACTTCTGCATCAC caaagatCAGTTTACGTGTGGAGGGACAGTACCAGCCCCTTCCCCCAACAAAGAACTAGTTAAATGCTGA